The following proteins come from a genomic window of Plectropomus leopardus isolate mb chromosome 11, YSFRI_Pleo_2.0, whole genome shotgun sequence:
- the LOC121949994 gene encoding G-protein coupled receptor 22-like, whose protein sequence is MHILPCPEQEATMSNVTVTDNTEPISRTMSPATPSPYPYPVSFQVSLTGFLMLEILLGMSSNLTVLALYCMKSNLISSVSNIVTMNLHVLDVLVCVCCIPLTIVVVLLSLEGDTALVCCFHEACVSFASVATAANVLAITLDRYDISVKPANRVLTMGRALALLAAIWVLSFVSFLVPFIEVGFFAQGHADLNQTAVENVVHTNQYYTELGLYYHLLAQIPIFFFTAVVMLITYSKILQALNIRIGTRFHASQKKKARRKKRPSMTAMTTQQEATDASQSSGSRNPTLGMRTSVSVIIALRRAVKRHRERRERQKRVFRMSLLIVSTFLLCWTPITVLNTVILSMGPSDLMVKLRLGFLVMAYGTTIFHPLLYAFTRQKFQKVLKSKMKKRVVSIIEADPTPNNAIIHNSWIDPKRNKKVTFEDKDAQQKCLSSEDVE, encoded by the coding sequence ATGCATATCCTTCCCTGCCCGGAACAAGAAGCCACCATGAGCAACGTCACGGTCACCGACAACACTGAGCCCATCAGCCGCACCATGAGTCCGGCAACCCCCAGCCCGTATCCCTATCCTGTTAGTTTCCAGGTCTCCCTGACCGGCTTCCTCATGCTGGAAATCCTCCTGGGAATGAGCTCTAACCTCACTGTGCTTGCCCTCTACTGCATGAAGTCCAACCTCATTAGCTCTGTCAGTAACATTGTCACTATGAACCTCCATGTGCTGGACGTGctggtttgtgtgtgctgtatcCCTCTCACAATCGTGGTGGTGCTGCTCTCCCTGGAGGGAGACACCGCCCTCGTCTGCTGCTTCCATGAAGCCTGCGTCTCCTTCGCCAGCGTTGCCACTGCTGCTAATGTGCTCGCTATCACCCTTGATCGCTACGACATCTCGGTCAAACCAGCCAACCGGGTGCTGACCATGGGCCGTGCCCTGGCCCTGCTGGCTGCCATTTGGGTGCTATCCTTTGTTAGTTTCCTTGTACCCTTTATTGAGGTGGGCTTCTTCGCCCAGGGCCACGCTGATCTGAACCAGACAGCGGTGGAGAATGTGGTCCACACTAACCAGTACTACACAGAACTCGGCCTCTATTACCACCTGCTTGCTCAGATCCctattttcttctttactgCTGTTGTCATGCTCATCACCTACTCAAAGATCCTGCAGGCACTCAATATTCGCATCGGCACACGTTTCCACGCTTCACAGAAGAAGAAGGCTCGGAGGAAAAAGCGTCCATCCATGACAGCCATGACAACGCAGCAAGAGGCCACAGATGCATCCCAGAGCAGCGGCAGCCGCAACCCCACACTGGGCATGCgtacctctgtctctgtcatcaTCGCCTTGCGCAGGGCTGTGAAGCGCCACAGAGAAAGGCGAGAGCGCCAAAAGAGGGTTTTCAGGATGTCCCTCCTGATTGTGTCTACCTTCCTGCTCTGCTGGACGCCCATCACAGTGCTCAACACAGTCATCCTGAGCATGGGCCCCAGTGACCTAATGGTCAAGTTGAGACTGGGCTTCCTGGTCATGGCTTATGGGACCACTATCTTTCACCCTCTACTCTACGCCTTCACCAGGCAGAAGTTCCAGAAAGTCTTGAAAAGCAAGATGAAGAAGCGAGTGGTGTCGATCATTGAGGCAGACCCTACCCCTAATAACGCCATTATCCACAACTCTTGGATTGACCCAAAGAGGAACAAAAAGGTGACTTTTGAGGACAAAGACGCCCAACAGAAATGTCTGTCTTCTGAGGACGTGGAGTGA